The following coding sequences lie in one Pungitius pungitius chromosome 18, fPunPun2.1, whole genome shotgun sequence genomic window:
- the LOC119227061 gene encoding uncharacterized protein LOC119227061: MATEFTQDALLHFLQSRGGSVKNSDLLLHFRNFIRDHADQNHNRELFKQFVNSVATVRQVDGVSYVFLRRKFKGQVPGGGGEREPRPSPPTAGRYAEAPPKNAAPKPRRQEVMPPAPPGVTILPAAGILLNNNNNVATNMNLKQRQEISPTTRPPAPPAAAAAVSPIPQRTDAKIQFTALHPAPAQRIQVAQPWGARGLPPGTTPVVTSLRETRQQVPVPQNARGREACQQIEGGFHQGAPVPHLGLQPQDTPRRMRYRPSYKTAVSYDDDDDEDYDEEEEEVELRQSSSGGKWPSAKPLLDQPICASSPSIVDPHGLPTVYSSSSSSSSERQVPKVLVQNAETMPPGGPGRSMQSGVWPRGQWAGTGLEPVSGPVGSTRSILPLDEERFTPSSEPRGNVSDHQYPQHVGVQPEPRQRPTPRQGAWLSSSQSSIFSPSYYESSPGDQLSFGSHRGPGGNHNYEDSQARAGETVGGSQIQEAIQRAQGKKLEPLPMHHYTGHLHDNQEATANLAPFHCSSDRLQGDVYSTAGKIPWHLSTGDLHADREEVESSEGSTSSRTLLRARPPDARRLSSKVRSRMCRSLGTNLDQLLQEEVRAAGGSEMARLNRLHLISSSLSLRYDLSSSSSLSSCCTPPRGPSPAHLDERAEASAGGTSPPTASPPAQREGSSRQSVVPLGPREHAWMVKAAAGAWPDIYTMFREDSSLLNKHDFISGFTVLHWIAKHGDHRVLNTLWYGVQKAGLTFNINAKSTCGQTPLHVAAIHNSKNILRLLVTNFHADVKLRDTAGKKPWQYLSRAASPDVFQLLAAPLRPAGGGEGRGVEIEEHDRVQHQQPRQRQRRRHHLSFASQGERPPVMTGTTRVKRSSSIAAFLKHKSLQRFYGHQSDSSV, encoded by the exons ATGGCGACAGAGTTCACCCAGGACGCGCTGTTACATTTCCTCCAGAGCCGCGGAGGCTCGGTGAAAAACTCGGACCTGCTTCTGCACTTCCGAAACTTTATCCGGGACCATGCGGACCAGAACCACAACCGGGAGCTCTTTAAACAGTTCGTCAACTCCGTCGCCACCGTCAGACAGGTGGACGGCGTCTCGTACGTGTTCCTCAGGAGGAAGTTTAAAGGACAGGtccccggcggcggcggtgaACGGGAACCGCGTCCGAGTCCACCCACCGCCGGGAGATACGCAGAAGCCCCCCCGAAGAACGCCGCACCCAAACCGCGGCGGCAGGAGGTGATGCCACCCGCCCCGCCCGGAGTAACAATCCTCCCCGCCGCTGGGATcctcctcaacaacaacaacaatgtggcAACAAACATGAACCTGAAACAGCGACAGGAAATCAGCCCGACCACCAGACCACCagccccccctgctgctgctgctgcggtcaGTCCAATCCCACAGAGAACAGACGCAAAGATCCAGTTTACGGCTCTGCACCCGGCCCCAGCCCAGCGCATTCAAGTGGCACAGCCCTGGGGGGCTCGTGGACTGCCTCCTGGGACCACACCTGTAGTCACGAGCCTTAGAGAAACCAGACAGCAGGTCCCGGTCCCCCAAAAcgccagagggagggaggcctgTCAGCAGATCGAGGGGGGCTTCCATCAGGGGGCTCCTGTCCCACACCTCGGTCTTCAGCCGCAGGATACCCCACGACGCATGAGGTACAGACCAAGCTACAAAACTGCAGTGtcttatgatgatgatgatgatgaggattacgacgaggaagaggaggaggtcgaaCTGAGGCAGAGTTCATCAGGAGGAAAGTGGCCCTCTGCCAAGCCTCTTTTAGACCAACCAATCTGCGCCTCGTCGCCATCCATCGTAGACCCGCATGGCCTTCCCACTGTCtactcctcgtcctcttcctcctcatcagagAGACAGGTACCAAAGGTTTTGGTCCAGAATGCGGAAACAATGCCCCCTGGTGGGCCAGGTCGGAGCATGCAGTCAGGGGTGTGGCCAAGAGGACAATGGGCCGGGACAGGGCTAGAACCCGTGTCCGGTCCAGTGGGGTCCACCAGAAGCATCCTGCCTTTAGATGAGGAGCGCTTCACCCCGTCCTCGGAGCCTCGCGGCAATGTCTCAGACCACCAGTACCCGCAGCACGTAGGTGTCCAGCCGGAGCCCAGGCAGAGGCCGACTCCAcgccagggggcgtggctatcatCCAGCCAAAGCAGCATCTTCTCCCCCTCATATTACGAAAGCAGCCCAGGTGACCAGCTATCATTTGGCTCCCACAGAGGACCAGGAGGGAACCACAACTATGAAGATTCACAGGCCAGAgcag GTGAGACTGTGGGCGGGTCTCAAATCCAGGAAGCAATCCAGCGAGCCCAAGGGAAGAAGTTGGAGCCTTTGCCTATGCATCATTACACAGgccatctccatgacaaccagGAGGCCACCGCTAATTTGGCACCATTCCATTGCTCTTCTGACCGTCTCCAGGGAGACGTGTACTCTACAGCCGGCAAGATACCGTGGCACCTCTCCACAG gtgATCTCCACGCCGACCGAGAGGAAGTGGAGTCGAGCGAGGGCTCCACCTCCTCGCGGACGCTGCTGCGGGCGCGCCCGCCCGACGCCAGGCGGCTCAGCAGCAAGGTGAGGAGCCGGATGTGCCGCAGCCTGGGAACCAACCTCGACCAGCTGCtccaggaggaggtgagggcgGCGGGAGGAAGCGAGATGGCGCGCCTCAACCGCCTCCACCTGATCTCCTCGTCGCTCAGCCTGCGCTACGACctgtcgtcgtcctcctcgctgtcgtcCTGCTGCACGCCGCCTCGCGGCCCCAGCCCCGCCCACCTGGACGAGAGGGCGGAGGCAAGCGCAGGAGGGACGAGTCCTCCCACCGCCTCCCCCCCTGCTCAACGTGAAGGCTCCAGTCGGCAG TCCGTGGTCCCCTTGGGGCCCAGGGAGCACGCGTGGATGGtgaaggcggcggcgggggcctGGCCCGACATCTACACCATGTTCAGAGAGGACTCGTCCCTGCTCAACAAGCATGACTTCATCTCGGGCTTCACCGTGCTGCACTGGATCGCAAAACACGGCGACCACAGAGTCCTCAACACCTTGTG GTACGGAGTTCAAAAGGCCGGTTTGACGTTCAACATCAACGCCAAGTCGACGTGCGGCCAAACGCCTCTCCATGTCGCCGCCATCCACAACAGCAAGAACATCCTGCGCCTGCTGGTGACCAACTTCCACGCGGACGTAAAGCTGAGGGACACGGCGGGGAAGAAGCCCTGGCAGTACCTGAGTCGCGCCGCGTCACCAGACGTCTTCCAGCTGCTTGCAGCGCCGCTGCGGCCTgccggcgggggggaggggagaggcgTCGAGATAGAAGAGCACGACCGCGTACAGCACCAGCAGCCCCGGCAGCGGCAGCGCCGGCGGCATCACCTCTCCTTCGCGTCCCAGGGAGAGAGGCCGCCTGTCATGACGGGCACAACGAGGGTCAAGAGGTCGTCATCCATCGCGGCGTTCCTCAAACACAAGTCGCTGCAGCGGTTCTACGGACACCAGTCTGACTCTTCAGTTTAG